In the genome of Elusimicrobium sp., one region contains:
- a CDS encoding VWA domain-containing protein: protein MIYFFLISLGLLLLSLVVSLFVKKAPRMQAAVLSVLGAVSAFALLGLLFTRFFGGRIEFMHPWAFVLLLVVLAVFLGQTLFKKSFSRQINYPFSHLIIHQASLRVLFTRWVPMFCYLAALSLMILALARPVKIDRTLLPPTEGIDIILLLDVSASMQKQDFYPNRFVAAQNTASRFIAKRPTDRMGLVAFAKEAMLHAPLTLDHEALQEYISTLYLGIIDANNTAIGDALGVAANHLKNSKAKSKIIILLTDGDSNAGAIDPSMAAKAAAAYGIRVYTIGTASAPGENPYSSQEDEINEGLMLEIAQETGGKFYRAKNETELEQIYNTINQLEKTEFSPSSIISRTDFYQPLLLLAVVMLFAGLIAEKILFIKVP from the coding sequence ATGATTTACTTTTTCTTAATCTCGTTGGGGTTGTTACTGCTGAGTCTGGTGGTTTCTCTATTCGTTAAAAAAGCCCCCCGTATGCAAGCCGCCGTACTCAGTGTGTTGGGAGCCGTGAGTGCTTTTGCTTTGCTGGGGCTCTTGTTTACCCGGTTTTTTGGCGGACGCATAGAGTTTATGCACCCGTGGGCTTTTGTTCTTCTGCTGGTGGTATTGGCGGTCTTTTTGGGGCAAACCCTTTTCAAAAAATCATTTTCCAGACAGATAAATTATCCTTTTTCGCACTTGATTATTCACCAAGCTTCCTTGCGGGTACTTTTTACCCGTTGGGTTCCTATGTTCTGCTATTTAGCAGCTCTTTCCTTGATGATTTTGGCCTTAGCCCGTCCCGTAAAAATAGACCGAACTCTCCTCCCCCCCACCGAAGGGATTGATATTATCTTACTGTTAGATGTTTCCGCCTCCATGCAAAAGCAGGACTTTTACCCCAACCGCTTTGTAGCGGCCCAGAATACGGCTTCCCGTTTTATCGCCAAACGCCCCACGGATCGCATGGGTCTGGTGGCCTTTGCCAAAGAGGCCATGCTTCATGCGCCTTTAACTTTGGATCACGAAGCCTTGCAGGAATATATTTCCACCCTGTACTTAGGCATTATCGATGCCAACAATACTGCCATAGGCGATGCTTTGGGCGTGGCGGCCAATCACTTAAAAAACAGCAAAGCCAAAAGCAAAATCATCATTTTACTGACGGACGGAGATTCCAACGCCGGCGCCATTGACCCCAGCATGGCGGCCAAAGCGGCAGCCGCGTACGGAATCCGCGTTTACACCATCGGCACGGCCAGTGCCCCCGGAGAAAACCCCTATTCCAGCCAAGAAGATGAAATCAATGAAGGCCTGATGCTGGAAATTGCCCAAGAAACGGGCGGAAAATTTTATCGCGCAAAAAACGAAACGGAACTGGAGCAAATTTATAACACGATTAACCAACTGGAAAAGACGGAATTTTCGCCCAGTTCCATTATCAGTCGTACGGACTTTTACCAACCGCTCCTTTTACTGGCGGTGGTTATGTTGT